Below is a window of Carassius gibelio isolate Cgi1373 ecotype wild population from Czech Republic chromosome B23, carGib1.2-hapl.c, whole genome shotgun sequence DNA.
TTATGCTAAATTCAGACATGGACTTAACTCTAAAAGGTGGTTTCCGTTGCATTCCTTGGCAATGTTTAAGACACTTTATCTGTGACAGTTTTCTGGTTGGGACACTTTCAGATTTCTGGCTTCTTTTATTtttccttgtctttttttttttcttcttctctctgtcAACCGAATGACGCTGCCTTTACATGCAGTGAATGTTTATGCTGTTCAAGTTTTCTGTGTgatattgtctttttatttatattttgggtGGCTGGTTCATATGCATATCACGATATCACGCATCACGTGCCCTTTGAAGCATGATTTTTGCATGTTTGCTTAAACAATTCAGTTTAGCATGCAGATCTTGCACTAATATTACATTaatggtcaaaagtttggggtcagtatgttttttttattattaattaatcaatttatttatttaattatttaaagaagTCTtctcactgaggctgcatttatttaataaaacataagataaaaactgttattttttaatgcattttgaatgctgaataaatattgttacaaattgctgttttctttttaaaaatgtcacttattcctgtgatgcacagctgtattttcagcatcatttctccagtcttcagtgtcacacaatccttcagaaatcattctgatatgcttttattgttatatttgtattattatgtcggaaactgcttaatatttatgtggaaaccgtgatacattttttcatgattctttgatgaatagaaagttcaaaagaacagcttttttgttgttgttgttgttaatattaattgaaatatatatttttttttttactgatcctCAAACTTGTCAAATGGTAGAAATACTGTTattaatgatatattattattattattattattattacattacattacataagtaatattattgttattgaatGCAGATTATTAGTTAGACATTAGTAAAATTACTTTATCGTCGACAATGTTCTTATTGTGtccatatataatttatataaaatatgaatataattttatagattattttaataataaaaaaaaatccagtagaTGAATTAATCTTAGATGTGGTATTATGAAAGTTCTGATGTTTCCTTCAATCCAGGTTTTGCTCCAAATGGTTCATCTTTCTTCCCATTGAAACTGTGCATCTAATGAGCTTTTCTGGTGTCTTTCTCAGGATCAGGTCTCCAAAGACAAAGCCATGCAGAACATGGCCGCTCTCTCCTCCGCTCAGATCGTTTCTGCCAGTGTGATGAAGAGTCAGCTGCCTCTTCTTCCTCAGCACCCCTATCCTCCTCCAGCCCGGGTTAGTTCAGAGTTCAAGTCTCTCTCTTTCGACCAATTCTCTAACGTAACCTTCAAACTCACATTGTCCTCTGTTTTGTTGTCTAGTTTTGGCCCGGCCCCATCCCAGGACAGCCTGGACCTTCTCAGGAGTGAGTATTTCTGACATCTGGTCTGATCTCAGTGTTCTTGTGAGATCCTGctgatctgtctctgtgtttttCTAGCATCAAACCCTTTGCACCGAGTCCATACTCCACCCTTCAGCCTCCACTGCCTACACCCATGTCAAGTAAGAGCAGAGCTTGGGTTATATCAACCCTACACTGAGCTCAGACTAAACCAGCAGGTTTTCTCCACAGGTTATGAGCAGTTACCCCCGAGCGCCTCTGCCATGCCTGTGTGGCAGGACCGGACCATTGCCTCCTCTAAACTACGCATGCTGGAGTACTCTGCCTTCATGGAGCTCCAGAGAGACCCTGACACTGTGAGTCCCACTACTGCAGAGTATATTAGATGCTAACGCTAGTGTGTAAGGGTGCTGTGTGGTTTCTGTGTTGTTCTGAATGGTTTTAGCATGTTAGTATGTAGTACGGTGTTCCGGGTGGTTAAGCTAGTGCTGAGAGTTTCTAGGatgttttttaaaacatgatagtagcatactagcaacatgctaaaacacagaaacgcatacacatacatacatacacagtgTTTGgagaagttacttttaaaagtaaaggattacaatattgcattaatCAATGGTTTGCCGTGCATTCAAGGATTTTAAGTGCACGACGTAGATACACAAAACCTTCTGACGCTAAGTGCATTTAAAATCCTGTTCGCAGAGCAAACCATACTTAAATCACTTTTTCTACACCAATTgacactccatacaccataataAGGTACAAaacaggtttgtaacaactttGCAAATGTATTAGAAGTAAGAACCTCAAATGATTTCATTGTATTCATACCCTTTTCTGGGGCACTTGAGCTCATTCATAACATTTGTAATGTCAACATATGACAGGAAGCATTCTAGAAACATTGAACATGCGTAAACATGAAAAATGTGTCTTTCAGAGCACACACATCAAATAGACATCTCTGAGATGCATGTGTGCTactaatgcaaaaaacaaaacaaaaaaaaaacatgctagaaacatgataaaaAGCATtctgaaatcttttttttaaactatatgaAAATTTCAGGCAAGGCTTTGCCAAGCCAACGTCAAAGTTTGTCTTCAAGCCTTGTTACTCTAGTTTAGTTATTGTTATTGTAGTGTTTATCAATatgttgaattagtttttattttttattttcattttaaagtttaattttagtttaggttttaataactatggagccccgcacatggcatgcaggaaaaaaaagtaggctaaattgttcgcacgatttactaattcattccctcgatttgctaaatgaTGAACACGATTTCTAAATCAAgagaacgaaatagtaaatcgtgcagacaattgatttcttttttcttgaatgtcatgtgcggggctccataaaTAACTCgatgtgcttttgttattttcattattgtctaattttttaatatttctatttagctttcattttattttagttttagtagttttagtacttctgatttccatttaaatttttacatctagtttttgaataaaattgtatttctgctttatttcagttaccgAATTAAcctaaatattttcaataatcgTGGTTAACAATAGCAATACTTTCACTGACAGAAAAATATACGTATGTTTCAGGAATGGTGACATTCCATGCATTTGAAAGCGCAATAAGGGTTACATCTTCACCTATTAATCCACAGTACAGCAAGCACCTGTTCGTCCACATCGCCCAGACTAACCCCTCGTACACAGACCCTCTCCTGGAGGCCGTGGACATCCGTCAGATCTACGACAAGTTTCCAGAGAGGAAGGGAGGGCTGAAGGAGCTGTATGAGAAAGGCCCACAGAACGCCTTCTTTCTGGTCAAGTTCTGGGTGGGTTTTCACAAATACACGTTGATCTGTACTGACATTGTTCCACTTTTCTGAAAAGTGTGAGATACAGTTTAGTGTTAGATATGGGTCTACTGTATGTGACACATTTTCAGACAGGTTTTTCCTGTAATGTGTTTCAGGCTGATCTGAACAGCAGTAATGTTCAGGATGGCGCAGGCTCGTTCTATGGGGTCAGCAGTCAGTACAGCAGCGCTGAAAACATGACCATCACTGTCTCCACTAAAGTCTGTTCATTTGGGAAACAGGTTGTAGAGAAAGTCGAGGTGAGTTATAATTATTCATAGCTGTGTTTTTTGTCATCTACTATACATGGTCAGTTTCAGGCAAAAAAACAGGTTAAATACTTTGACTTTTTGACCCCTAGACGGAGTATGCGCGTGTAGAGGGCGGGAGGTACGTTTACCGGATCCATCGCTCACCCATGTGTGAATACATGATCAACTTCATCCATAAACTCAAGCACCTGCCTGAGAAATACATGATGAACAGCGTCCTGGAGAACTTCACTATACTGCAGGCAAGACTATTTTTAATGCATAGGTGTGAATTGGCCAAATGCCCCAAAGGATGTTGAATCAGAATGACAGGAAAAGGAATCgattttaacagagggacttcaTTAGTTAAATACTGACTAATGCCTATTTGTTACATTCAGAAATTTCATTGTAAATCTGCAtactattttcatatatttcgGGTCCTGAAGAATCGCTGTTTTATAAAATAGTCGTAGATTAATATGTTTGAACGGAAACCATTATGTATCAGATCAGTTCAACttctaaatgtagtttttaatgttACCATGTTATTActgcattttaattcaaaatttgaaaaattatttgaaaGTGTCGTTCCAAAGTTATGAGATATATTTCAATAAAGATgagatataatatttaaatatataattgaatgaAATTTATAAATCTTGAGAATTACCAGTATTAAcccttttttaatgaatataatttaattcaattaatttgaatgtataCCTGATGATTGCTAAAAACAGTTCTAATCTATGAAACCtatatatttatttctgcaaAACCGCATATATATTACTCTGAaaagttttatataaattttaataaattttgctTGCTCAGCTTTCACTGTTAGATAAATTTTTGATGCCACAGTGATGCATTAATAGGCATACATAAGTTTATTAACAAAAATCAGTCCCAGAATTATGTTTACGTCTGAGAAAAACACTTCCGTTCCCTTGTTAAATTACGCAGCGTTTAGACATCTACTGGGTCAAAACAGACctgaatgcattataaaagttaagaaatgaatactttgatTCAACAAGGGGGCATTAAattgctaaaaacaaacaaaaaattacagtaaagacatttatttatgtattgatgTTTGTCTCATTTTAAAGATTGTAGGATAAACTAAAGCATGCTTGGAAATAACacgtttttattaatttgtttactaaAAAATCAGTGAAAATTTCACAGGAAAAATACAGTAGGGGGATGTTTTACAATTATTtgccttgctaaaaaaaaaattaatgtattagGTTGTATAAGACAAAGTTTAGATCAAAATAGGGATGTTTCCAAACTTATTTCATTAAGCTCATCCAACATGAAAGTTTGCTATGCTATGCTTTCCTTGAAATGAGTGTTGTTCGACTTTTTCCCCTGATGTGTTTTTCTCCCCCTCAGGTTATCACAAACCGAGACACACAAGAGACTTTGCTTTGCATTGCATTCGTCTTCGAGGTGTCCACAAGCGATCACGGAGCACAGTATCACGTTTACAGACTCGTCAAGGACTGAATGACCTCCAGACGCCGTTCGTCCGATGCGTACCAACAAACTGAGGAGAAGAAAATTAAGCAAACCTAAAGCTCATGAACACAATCGTGGATAAAACACAAACCGGGATCCTCTGCACTAGGCTGTGCTGTATATGTAGCCGTGTTCCTTAAAAGCAAAGGAAATGTACTTTCAGGGATAATTCTGTTTCTTACTGTTTTGTGGAGGAGAGGTCTTGAATGTCTGTGGTGGGTGAACTCTGTCACGTTTATGGTACTACACTATGGCACAAAGGTCTTTTTAAAAGCCATTGTAAGCGAAAAGGAAAGGAATTCTGGTCGATACAAGGTTTTCTCTAATCAGGAACGTTGTGATAGCATATGTTTGTCTTTCATTTAGACACAGCAGCTTGCTACCTCTGACCTTTGACAGATCGCGGGCTCAGGTTGGGTTTAGAACGATGCgtaagtcatgaaaataaaaatggttttgtGTAGGAAAGAGACACTGAATGTTTGTTGTGATGGGAAGCGCAAGTTGCCAGAAGTTCAGGGTTCATGTTCCATGAATGTCACACACTTTTTTACTCTCGATTTGGCTTGATTTTTGTGTTTGCGAATGTGTGAGCTATTTCTACCTCCTGGTCTTACGTGGATATGTGTGAAAGCCTGTTTTCACCAcggaataaaaaacataattgcgAGTTTGAATCTCACAACTTCTAGGACATTTTCTGGCGATTCTGTGTTCACATCTCACAATTTGGACTTTGTTTttagaaagggggaaaaaaaacgaaTTCTGAATGTTTTAAGATATAAGTGAATTTTTTCGGCAACTGGCAATTACTAGTTCATAACTAGATATAAACTCGTAATTCTGAGTAGAAAggccagaattgtgagatataaacttgcaatcgTGAGAGAAACgcaattgttaaaataaaaaaatggcattacccttttttttttatttactttatcgtcgcagaaaaaaaaattgtgatttgtgagaaaattatgtataattggagttgcgagaaaaaaaaagtgataattctgagttaatatctcgattatgtttttatttctcagaattctggGTAATTTTCagaatttatagaaaaaaaaaatcagaattgtgagaagtcgcagttacattttttttcagtagcaggaaaaaaaactattgcgagatttaaactcagaatttaaactaaaaaatctgatttgtgaaatataaactataaatacataattgtgagatgttaactcagaattgtgaaatgtaaatttgGAATTGTGAGGGAAAAGAGTCATAACtgtgatataaagtcacaattagctgttttattattattattctgtggtGGGAATGGGCTTCTGTGGATAtgcaaagtgcatttttttttctataatgatTATTGTGAATATGCATGATTTTACTCGATTACTCGCCCTCATTTTGAGTGCCTTATCACTTTTGTGTCTACCTTCACCATAACAGCGAGTGAGCAGGAAGATTCAATAGATCAGGTATCACTGTTTAAATCAAAGAGGGCAAAGCTGATATTACATAATGGGGTTACAGCGGGACAAAACAGATCTCAGCGTGTTACACTAGGTTTTGATCTCTCAGTGTTTTTAATCAATGAACTACATGCTAATTAATTATATCACCAAAGCAATTACACTTAACTGGGTGCTTGAGTATTTTCCTCataaaaaacattgtgttttgaaagaaagaaagaaccaaacaatgtattttaatataaaattgaaatatttct
It encodes the following:
- the LOC128011971 gene encoding transcriptional enhancer factor TEF-5 isoform X1 → MDKAGLDGDAEGVWSPDIEQSFQEALAIYPPCGRRKIILSDEGKMYGRNELIARYIKLRTGKTRTRKQVSSHMQVLARKKIREYQVGIKDQVSKDKAMQNMAALSSAQIVSASVMKSQLPLLPQHPYPPPARFWPGPIPGQPGPSQDIKPFAPSPYSTLQPPLPTPMSSYEQLPPSASAMPVWQDRTIASSKLRMLEYSAFMELQRDPDTYSKHLFVHIAQTNPSYTDPLLEAVDIRQIYDKFPERKGGLKELYEKGPQNAFFLVKFWADLNSSNVQDGAGSFYGVSSQYSSAENMTITVSTKVCSFGKQVVEKVETEYARVEGGRYVYRIHRSPMCEYMINFIHKLKHLPEKYMMNSVLENFTILQVITNRDTQETLLCIAFVFEVSTSDHGAQYHVYRLVKD
- the LOC128011971 gene encoding transcriptional enhancer factor TEF-5 isoform X2, with the protein product MDKAGLDGDAEGVWSPDIEQSFQEALAIYPPCGRRKIILSDEGKMYGRNELIARYIKLRTGKTRTRKQVSSHLQVLARRKSREIQSKLKDQVSKDKAMQNMAALSSAQIVSASVMKSQLPLLPQHPYPPPARFWPGPIPGQPGPSQDIKPFAPSPYSTLQPPLPTPMSSYEQLPPSASAMPVWQDRTIASSKLRMLEYSAFMELQRDPDTYSKHLFVHIAQTNPSYTDPLLEAVDIRQIYDKFPERKGGLKELYEKGPQNAFFLVKFWADLNSSNVQDGAGSFYGVSSQYSSAENMTITVSTKVCSFGKQVVEKVETEYARVEGGRYVYRIHRSPMCEYMINFIHKLKHLPEKYMMNSVLENFTILQVITNRDTQETLLCIAFVFEVSTSDHGAQYHVYRLVKD